One window of the Syntrophorhabdaceae bacterium genome contains the following:
- the iorA gene encoding indolepyruvate ferredoxin oxidoreductase subunit alpha, producing the protein MKEIMQGNSAIARGAWEAGVTVAAAYPGTPSSEILKEIADNYPEIYAEWAPNEKVAVEVASGAAIAGARCMASMKHVGMNVAADPFMTLAYTGVKGGMVIIVADDPNVHSSQNEQDSRNWARFAKVPMLEPADAQECKDFVKVGYDISENFDTPVLLRTETRVAHSDSPVSLEDRVESKIPLNLDPKEATKYVMVPGNVRVRRQFIEERMRKLEAYADEFKYNKMEINDPSIGVITSGVSYLYTKDVFPNYSYLKLGMVWPLPKKMIADFFKKVKKVIVVEELDPFLETEIRAMGYKLFHGKDVIPNMFELTPEIVEKSLMGKKYKAPKIRVKPEDLPRRPPNMCAGCSHRPMFYALKKLGAFVFGDIGCYTLAAAPPLQALHTTVCMGAGIGEAHGALKAMGDAGLGKVVAVLGDSTFLHSGITGLMDAVYNKGTSTTIVLDNRITGMTGHQEHAGTGFTVREEPANMIDYETLGKALGVKNIRKIDPYNIKETMKTVKEEMDRPEASLILCTDSPCIMLKREKRKFPAPVYVVNMDKCRGCKVCLEIGCPAISWQAGEGMTTDGHKRKGTVFINKDQCVGCE; encoded by the coding sequence ATGAAAGAGATAATGCAGGGCAACAGCGCAATTGCACGAGGTGCATGGGAGGCCGGGGTAACGGTCGCGGCAGCATATCCCGGAACACCCAGCAGTGAGATTCTGAAGGAAATAGCAGACAATTATCCGGAGATTTACGCGGAGTGGGCCCCGAACGAGAAAGTGGCCGTGGAAGTGGCAAGCGGCGCCGCGATCGCGGGCGCACGGTGCATGGCATCCATGAAGCACGTGGGCATGAACGTGGCGGCAGACCCCTTCATGACCCTGGCTTACACGGGCGTAAAGGGCGGCATGGTCATCATCGTTGCCGATGATCCCAACGTGCACAGCTCCCAGAACGAGCAGGACAGCCGGAACTGGGCGCGCTTCGCCAAGGTTCCCATGCTCGAGCCTGCCGATGCCCAGGAATGTAAAGATTTCGTGAAAGTCGGGTATGATATCAGCGAGAACTTCGACACGCCGGTTCTGCTCAGAACGGAGACGAGGGTAGCCCACTCGGATTCTCCCGTCTCCCTGGAAGACAGGGTAGAATCGAAGATTCCTTTGAACCTCGACCCCAAAGAAGCGACGAAATACGTTATGGTCCCGGGAAACGTGCGGGTGAGGCGTCAGTTTATCGAAGAGAGAATGAGAAAACTGGAAGCCTATGCGGATGAGTTCAAGTATAACAAGATGGAGATCAACGATCCGAGTATAGGGGTCATCACGAGCGGCGTCTCCTACCTCTATACGAAGGACGTGTTCCCGAACTATTCCTACCTGAAGCTCGGCATGGTCTGGCCCCTTCCGAAGAAGATGATCGCCGACTTCTTCAAGAAAGTGAAAAAAGTCATCGTGGTCGAAGAGCTCGATCCTTTCCTCGAGACGGAGATCAGGGCCATGGGCTATAAGCTGTTCCACGGCAAAGACGTAATCCCCAATATGTTCGAGCTGACCCCGGAGATCGTGGAAAAATCCCTCATGGGCAAGAAGTACAAAGCCCCCAAGATCAGGGTAAAACCGGAAGACCTCCCGAGAAGGCCGCCGAACATGTGCGCGGGCTGCTCCCACAGGCCGATGTTCTATGCCCTCAAGAAGCTGGGCGCCTTCGTATTCGGCGATATCGGCTGTTATACCCTCGCTGCCGCTCCTCCCCTTCAGGCCCTTCATACCACGGTCTGTATGGGCGCGGGCATCGGTGAGGCCCACGGCGCATTAAAGGCCATGGGCGACGCGGGTCTCGGCAAGGTAGTGGCGGTCCTCGGCGACTCCACCTTCCTCCACTCAGGAATCACGGGGCTCATGGACGCGGTCTACAACAAAGGCACCTCCACGACTATCGTCCTGGACAACAGGATCACCGGCATGACCGGACACCAGGAGCATGCGGGCACAGGTTTCACGGTCCGCGAAGAACCGGCGAACATGATCGATTACGAGACCCTGGGCAAGGCGCTGGGCGTAAAGAACATCAGAAAGATCGATCCTTACAACATCAAAGAAACGATGAAAACGGTCAAGGAAGAGATGGACAGGCCCGAAGCCTCTCTCATTCTCTGCACGGACTCTCCCTGCATCATGCTGAAGAGGGAGAAGAGGAAATTCCCTGCCCCCGTGTACGTAGTTAATATGGACAAATGCCGGGGCTGCAAAGTCTGTCTCGAGATCGGCTGCCCTGCCATAAGCTGGCAGGCAGGCGAGGGCATGACGACGGACGGCCATAAGAGGAAAGGGACCGTATTCATCAATAAAGACCAGTGCGTGGGCTGCGAG
- a CDS encoding M20/M25/M40 family metallo-hydrolase, with translation MKELDLAVSLLQQFIRINTTNPPGNEEEAILFLEALLKEAGIDSQIYEAAAKRANLLARIPGKQKGKPIILLSHVDVVAAHEDEWEVDPFGGVLKDGYIYGRGAIDMKSQTICQLLAFMALRKEGITPERDILFLATGDEEVGGKFGAEDIIEKAPELKTASFVLSEGGWITEEAGVLHAQISVAEKSLAQFFIRADGIGGHGSMPRKENANEKIIEAARSICAFKWPFKETRIVKAYMDGIFKGRKGKGFTYRTLKDALSQEGFRRFAEDNPVYNSLLRNTIALTVLRGGEKVNVIPSESSAYFDARLLPGENYARFMKKVVSLAGRKVQVVPISGGDAEPVPSGYDTPYFKAIAKVMKSVKTPVPLLPFITTGATDLRYFRRFGAMAYGFFPVTLPEEELFRMHGVNERLSITCLEEGLIGMKAIVKELSTLA, from the coding sequence ATGAAAGAGCTTGATCTTGCCGTATCCCTTCTTCAGCAGTTCATCCGTATAAATACCACGAATCCTCCCGGCAACGAGGAGGAGGCGATCCTGTTCCTCGAGGCCCTCCTCAAAGAAGCGGGAATCGATTCGCAGATTTATGAGGCCGCGGCGAAACGGGCGAACCTCCTTGCCCGGATTCCGGGAAAGCAAAAGGGAAAACCCATCATACTCCTCTCCCATGTAGATGTGGTCGCTGCCCATGAAGACGAGTGGGAGGTCGATCCCTTTGGCGGTGTCCTGAAAGACGGGTACATCTACGGCAGGGGCGCCATAGACATGAAATCCCAGACAATTTGCCAGCTCCTCGCATTCATGGCGCTGCGCAAGGAGGGGATTACTCCCGAGCGTGACATCCTGTTTCTCGCTACAGGAGACGAGGAAGTGGGCGGCAAGTTCGGGGCCGAGGACATCATCGAAAAGGCGCCTGAGCTGAAGACAGCCTCTTTCGTCCTCAGCGAAGGGGGGTGGATCACCGAGGAAGCCGGGGTGCTCCACGCCCAGATCTCCGTGGCGGAAAAGAGCCTGGCCCAGTTTTTTATCAGGGCCGACGGGATTGGGGGACATGGGTCCATGCCGCGTAAAGAGAATGCGAACGAAAAGATCATCGAGGCTGCCCGCTCGATCTGCGCCTTTAAGTGGCCCTTTAAAGAGACCAGGATCGTGAAGGCTTATATGGACGGCATTTTCAAAGGGCGGAAGGGAAAGGGGTTTACCTACCGCACCCTGAAAGATGCCCTCTCGCAGGAAGGGTTCAGGAGATTCGCGGAGGACAATCCCGTCTATAACTCGCTCCTTCGCAATACGATCGCCCTTACCGTGCTCAGGGGCGGTGAAAAGGTCAACGTCATACCGAGCGAGTCGAGCGCCTATTTCGATGCACGCCTGCTCCCGGGCGAGAATTATGCCCGGTTCATGAAAAAAGTGGTGAGCCTTGCAGGCAGGAAGGTCCAGGTGGTCCCCATCAGCGGCGGAGACGCGGAGCCCGTACCCTCGGGATACGATACCCCTTATTTCAAGGCAATCGCGAAGGTCATGAAATCCGTCAAGACACCGGTCCCCCTCTTGCCTTTCATTACCACGGGAGCCACCGACCTCCGCTATTTCAGGCGGTTCGGCGCCATGGCCTACGGATTTTTCCCGGTCACCCTTCCGGAGGAAGAGCTTTTCAGGATGCACGGGGTGAACGAGAGACTCTCAATTACCTGTCTGGAAGAGGGACTGATCGGCATGAAGGCGATCGTAAAAGAGCTCAGTACCCTGGCCTGA
- a CDS encoding NifU family protein, with protein sequence MREKVEESIKKIRPFLQRDGGDIELVDVVDGVVKVRLKGACGSCPMSAMTLKMGVEKTLKTDIPEIKEVVAV encoded by the coding sequence ATGAGAGAGAAAGTAGAAGAATCAATAAAGAAAATAAGACCTTTTCTGCAGCGTGATGGGGGAGACATCGAGCTTGTCGACGTGGTCGACGGCGTCGTGAAGGTGCGTCTCAAAGGGGCATGCGGCAGTTGCCCCATGAGCGCCATGACCCTTAAAATGGGCGTGGAGAAGACACTGAAGACCGATATTCCCGAGATAAAAGAGGTCGTGGCGGTCTGA